In the genome of Streptomyces sp. Q6, the window CACGGAGATGGGGCAGGGGAGTCGCGGTGTTCATGGCCGCGAGCGTAGGCAGCGTTCGGTTCGGTGCCCGCCGAACGATGCCGGTCCGCTTCCCCCGGCCGTTCACCGGGTCAGGCCGTCGCCCGCAGCGCCCCCTCGAACGTCGCCGCCGCCAGGCCGAACGACAGCGTCATCCCGATCCCCGAGGTCACCGACAGCGCCCGCACCCCCGGCGCCACGTCCCGTACGAGCAGCGGGCCGCGCCCGCTGCTCGCGTACACCCCCTGCCAGCGCTCGGTCACCCGCACCCTCGGCACTCCGAGCACCCGTGCCGCCTCGCGCAGCAACAGCTCCGTCGTCCCCTCGTCCTGGAACGGGATCTCGGTCGCGTCGTACGCGTGCGAGTCGCCCACCAGGACCGTCCCGTCGGGCAGCCGCGTGAACATCACGTTGGCGACGACATCGAGCAACTCCCGGCTGTGCGCGGTGACTTCGGCGCGCAGCGGGACCGCCGACGGCATCGCCGTGAATCCGTCGTAGCGCAACATGGACGTGGCGGTGAGCACCGCCGCGTCGGTCCGGAACGCGGGCGGCGCCTCGACGCGGGCCATGGACAGGCGGCACCGCTCGATGCCGTGCGCCTCCGCCTCCACCGGGTGGAGGCGGTCCAGGTCGTGGCCCACGCAGACGAGGACCTGATCGCCGTGGACCGGGCCGCGGCTGGTGTGCACGGTGCCGGACTCGACCCCGACGACGTTCGTCCCCCAGAGGATGTCGACGCCGGGCTGCCGGGCGAGCCACGCGGCCAGGCGCGGCGCCGCCTCCCGTGGGTTGACCCGCAGATCGGCGGGCAGGTGCGCGCCGCCCACCAGATCGTCGCGGGCGTCCGCGGGGCGCCCGAGCGCGTCGCCGATCTCGTCCCGCGTGCGCAGCCGCACCGCGTCCGCGCCGCGCTCGTCCCGCAGCTCCTCCAGAACCGCCAGCTCCGTCGCCGACCGGGCCACCACCAGGGCGCCCGCCTCCGGGGCCCAGAACCCGGCCCGCGCGGCCGCGTCCACCCAGCCCGTGCGCGAGGCGGCGGCGAGGTCGAGCAGCTCGCCGCGCTGCGCCGTGACGCAGCAGTGCCCGAAGTTGCGCACGGACGCGCCCACCGGGCGCCGGTCCCGCTCGACCACCGTGACGCTCAGGCCGCGCCGCACCGCCT includes:
- a CDS encoding TIGR03364 family FAD-dependent oxidoreductase, which translates into the protein MSIATAPPVPVELPGGRSDLVVVGAGIVGLAHAFEAVRRGLSVTVVERDRRPVGASVRNFGHCCVTAQRGELLDLAAASRTGWVDAAARAGFWAPEAGALVVARSATELAVLEELRDERGADAVRLRTRDEIGDALGRPADARDDLVGGAHLPADLRVNPREAAPRLAAWLARQPGVDILWGTNVVGVESGTVHTSRGPVHGDQVLVCVGHDLDRLHPVEAEAHGIERCRLSMARVEAPPAFRTDAAVLTATSMLRYDGFTAMPSAVPLRAEVTAHSRELLDVVANVMFTRLPDGTVLVGDSHAYDATEIPFQDEGTTELLLREAARVLGVPRVRVTERWQGVYASSGRGPLLVRDVAPGVRALSVTSGIGMTLSFGLAAATFEGALRATA